In the genome of Pseudomonas sp. HS6, one region contains:
- a CDS encoding helix-turn-helix domain-containing protein — protein sequence MAHSQQTVALAPASEPRKISTGGLSPQRERLVKQLILERLGDSLEVTELASACALSRSHFSRAFKCSTGYSPQDWIRAQRIARAKLLIQHTNHSLTQISLECGFCDQAHFCHIFTRSEGINPFAWRCQVMKNR from the coding sequence ATGGCTCACTCACAGCAAACCGTCGCCCTCGCCCCTGCCAGCGAACCCCGCAAAATCAGTACCGGGGGTCTTAGCCCGCAACGGGAACGGCTGGTGAAACAACTGATCCTCGAACGCCTGGGCGACAGCCTTGAAGTCACCGAACTGGCCAGCGCCTGCGCACTGTCGCGCAGTCACTTTTCCCGGGCGTTCAAGTGCAGCACCGGGTATTCGCCGCAAGACTGGATCCGCGCCCAGCGCATTGCCCGGGCCAAACTGTTGATCCAACACACCAACCACAGCCTCACGCAGATCAGCCTGGAATGCGGCTTTTGCGATCAGGCGCACTTCTGCCACATCTTCACCCGCAGCGAAGGGATCAATCCGTTTGCGTGGCGTTGTCAGGTCATGAAAAACCGCTGA
- a CDS encoding flavodoxin family protein — protein MSKVVVVYHSGYGHTRVIAQAVAQGVERHLGSTCLLLAVEDVEAHWDDLHRADAIIFGAPTYMGSASAAFKQFMEATAPFYLARPWRNKLAAGFTNSGSLCGDKLNTLLQLAVFAAQHSMIWVGLDLLPARAHAGAFDGQLNRLGSSLGAMSQSSVEQPPEQAPPLEDQLTAAHLGERVARLAQRMAGE, from the coding sequence ATGAGCAAGGTAGTGGTGGTCTATCACAGTGGCTACGGGCACACCCGCGTCATTGCGCAGGCAGTGGCCCAAGGTGTGGAGCGCCACTTGGGCAGCACTTGCCTGTTGCTGGCGGTGGAAGATGTGGAAGCACACTGGGACGACCTGCACCGCGCCGACGCCATCATCTTCGGCGCGCCAACCTACATGGGCAGCGCTTCGGCGGCGTTCAAGCAATTCATGGAGGCCACGGCCCCGTTCTACCTTGCCCGGCCGTGGCGCAATAAACTCGCGGCGGGCTTCACCAATTCTGGCAGTCTGTGTGGCGACAAACTCAACACTCTGCTGCAACTGGCGGTGTTCGCCGCCCAGCATTCGATGATCTGGGTCGGGCTCGATCTGTTGCCGGCACGAGCACATGCTGGTGCCTTCGATGGTCAATTGAATCGCCTCGGCAGCTCCCTCGGCGCGATGTCCCAATCTTCTGTCGAGCAGCCACCCGAACAGGCACCGCCACTGGAGGACCAACTGACTGCCGCGCACCTCGGCGAGCGGGTGGCACGACTGGCTCAGCGGATGGCGGGGGAATGA